One Narcine bancroftii isolate sNarBan1 chromosome 3, sNarBan1.hap1, whole genome shotgun sequence DNA window includes the following coding sequences:
- the LOC138756784 gene encoding LOW QUALITY PROTEIN: protein FAM83E-like (The sequence of the model RefSeq protein was modified relative to this genomic sequence to represent the inferred CDS: inserted 1 base in 1 codon) — protein WGPTEAWNPIIAYPIKNYHPGEARGPSELGRSSEAWVPGEAYGSNEAWSSPDAWDPSEAWDPGATYCPGEACGPRKAWNSDQAWDPVVAYQTHEVCGPGVAHHPSEAYSSQKACGPGKDWGPGAAYHRGEPCGPSEACRLSKTWGLNVAYCSGEVWGHVDARGPRKAWGPGEAYCPGNGYCPAEQAKATGSWTPPSSTYWPVPSDVRPPLLALGWPEASLWKGITRASIYTHPPVEGAPPIKEVIRRLVQNAKQLIAIVMDHFTDVDIFLDLVDTSRMRNIPVYXLLDHRSLPEFLAMVEASGVNLRQLERMRVRGLVGSAFCSRDGKMVVGSVKERFLLVDGESVVMGSYSFTWTDARLDRSLVALLSGQVVDAFDREFRVLYASSRSLAARTLPDGCPSPPPPFPVSAAMFPGP, from the exons TGGGGCCCAACTGAGGCCTGGAACCCCATCATTGCCTATCCTATCAAAAATTACCATCCTGGTGAGGCCAGGGGTCCCTCTGAGTTAGGGAGGTCCAGTGAGGCTTGGGTTCCTGGTGAGGCCTATGGTTCTAATGAGGCCTGGAGCTCTCCTGATGCCTGGGATCCCAGTGAagcctgggacccaggtgcgaccTACTGTCCCGGTGAGGCCTGTGGCCCCAGAAAGGCCTGGAACTCTGATCAGGCCTGGGACCCAGTTGTGGCCTACCAGACCCATGAGGTCTGTGGTCCTGGTGTGGCCCACCATCCCAGTGAGGCCTATAGTTCCCAAAAGGCTTGTGGTCCTGGGAAGGACTGGGGTCCTGGTGCGGCCTACCATCGAGGCGAGCCTTGTGGACCCAGTGAGGCCTGCCGTCTTAGCAAGACCTGGGGACTCAATGTGGCCTACTGTTCCGGCGAAGTCTGGGGTCATGTTGATGCCCGTGGTCCCAGGAAGGCCTGGGGCCCTGGTGAGGCTTACTGCCCTGGAAATGGCTACTGTCCTGCAGAGCAGGCCAAGGCAACTGGGAGCTGGACCCCGCCCTCCTCCACCTACTGGCCGGTCCCCTCAGACGTGCGGCCTCCACTCCTGGCCCTCGGATGGCCAGAGGCCAGCCTCTGGAAGGGGATCACCCGCGCCTCCATTTATACCCATCCCCCAGTTGAAGGAGCGCCGCCCATCAAGGAGGTCATTCGGAGGCTGGTGCAGAACGCCAAgcag CTCATCGCTATCGTTATGGACCACTTCACTGACGTTGACATCTTCCTGGATTTGGTGGATACCTCCCGAATGCGGAACATTCCAGTCT ATCTGTTGGACCACCGTAGCCTGCCTGAGTTCCTGGCGATGGTCGAGGCTTCCGGTGTCAACCTGCGGCAGCTGGAg AGGATGCGGGTGAGGGGCCTGGTGGGAAGTGCGTTCTGTTCGAGGGACGGCAAAATGGTGGTCGGGTCGGTGAAGGAGCGTTTCCTGCTGGTGGATGGGGAGAGCGTGGTAATGGGATCGTACAG TTTCACCTGGACAGACGCCCGCCTGGACCGCAGCCTGGTGGCCCTTCTGAGCGGGCAGGTGGTGGACGCCTTCGATCGGGAGTTCCGAGTCCTCTACGCTTCGTCCCGGAGCCTGGCTGCCCGTACCCTCCCCGACggctgcccctcccctcctccgcccTTCCCCGTCTCCGCTGCCATGTTCCCCGGGCCCTGA